One stretch of Armigeres subalbatus isolate Guangzhou_Male chromosome 2, GZ_Asu_2, whole genome shotgun sequence DNA includes these proteins:
- the LOC134211609 gene encoding uncharacterized protein LOC134211609 isoform X8 — translation MRKRQKLLPGVSDIAVIVLLARLVLVLGQTTCNNGQGRVLYERLPNQQLQGFDDDVVRDSAPPFRVLEKCQDLCLRDRTASNNLGRACTSFDFQPGSRIASFSGSAEYEESTCYLTREQAAPEGIGNLMLVPNSVHFTEVCLSSSRPDRECPSRRYVFERHPRKKLKLPVSDIKEVTAANRSDCEDKCLNEFSFVCRSANYDSTLRSCSMSRFTRRTHPELLEDDPNSDYLENTCLNAERRCDGLVVYVKEENKRLGGPFEVEIFNNMTLEECQSLCLRAEKYFCRSIEFDDQTKQCILSEEDSVSQKDDLSISSSPTHHFYDLVCLDNQRGTDYPENSVTSHLFASGRRPDTAFQRYRNSRLGGEFHSEITGRSLSECLDECLRQTSFQCRSAVYSDRFRTCRLSRYNQRDGMRIIYDADYDYYENLMLGGDSDSTNGRPDPTDWRPPYGDRDRDRDRDRVPDDRTPGRFPPGERYPPGMRPDYGSGYPSTDRYPGPTDRYPMGPGTDRYPADFDGRYPPVYDNRFPGDRYGPTDRYPDREPDLYPGGPPMRYPPPDTRYPPDPRFPPTADSRYPSDSRYPPDSRYPPDSRYPSDSRYPTDSRYPSNSRYPLPTPDSRYPMQPDSRYPLAPTGTRYPPPPYMYPNYQPGYPPPPRTPPDRGYTTDRYPPALRPIDNNRYPAPDSRYPMEPIPAQGRYPTSQHQIPLLPHKYNNNPVYDPMGYDRGYADNRGYGPYYPPSGVGRLPPPMPLPAFPDRDRGYRRPGMPDGGGYPYEIPYGPSSSGYDNTLGGGDGFGGFGPQRPYETRCDGYDSFKQMASKRKMRKQFVRRVINAPSLGVCQQECVAARDFMCRSFNYRESAPYESEGNCELSDRDSRDLDIPSSQMFETDNSDYYERSVGRGQGDECLDVAQLCNEDGMEFTLKTPEGFVGRIYAYGFYDRCFFRGNGGTVNVLRISGPGGYPECGTQRYGDTMTNIIVVQFSDNVQTGRDKRFNLTCMFRGPGEAVVTSGYIGAGSGSPIPIEYLPAENSMSNKVRLMILYQGRPTTTIAVGDPLTFRLESQDGYSHATDIFATNVVARDPYSGRSVQLIDNYGCPVDNLVFPELGRSRDSDALEARFNAFKIPESNFLVFEATVRTCRGGCQPAYCPGPSGRSEPSFGRRRRSVSENPTDFDGTAEPLIGEEMSDDDEVSIVNGTVIHDTNLNKNETKESVDSNVDDLDANASEMPEQVREMIEVFQSREEMQQDTVARKMIAPQESVCLTHSEYYGLISALILLMILLISITFASGLAYRRYWKVFMKNRGLDRTSPVNSFTPSALHNVSGSQFHASGRGSSSSRGDGNIRSPGLSLFGNGLQKTFATGNLSRMCQIPVMNPISRNNGNKSEFDDPSEPIYTDPSLFERSRSLRSIAVDQTDANHV, via the exons ATGCGTAAGAGACAAAAGCTACTTCCGGGGGTGTCGGACATCGCCGTTATAGTACTATTAGCTAGATTAGTGTTAGTGTTAGGACAAACCACCTGCAATAATGGTCAGGGTCGGGTACTATACGAAAGACTGCCAAACCAACAGTTGCAAGGCTTCGACGATGACGTTGTGCGAGATTCAGCTCCACCATTTCGGGTTCTGGAGAAATGTCAAGACCTTTGCCTGCGAGATCGTACGGCGTCCAATAATTTGGGACGAGCCTGCACAAGCTTTGACTTTCAACCCGGCAGCCGGATAGCCTCCTTTAGCGGCAGTGCCGAATATGAAGAATCCACTTGCTATCTTACGCGAGAGCAAGCCGCTCCTGAGGGAATAGGAAATCTTATGCTAGTGCCGAACAGCGTTCACTTCACCGAAGTGTGTCTGTCTT CTAGTCGTCCGGATCGCGAATGCCCCAGCCGGCGATATGTATTCGAAAGACACCCGAGAAAGAAACTTAAACTGCCAGTATCCGATATCAAGGAAGTGACTGCCGCCAACCGTTCGGACTGTGAAGACAAGTGCCTTAATGAGTTTTCCTTCGTTTGTCGCTCGGCCAATTATGACTCTACGCTGCGAAGCTGTTCCATGAGTAGGTTCACTCGACGTACTCATCCGGAGCTGCTGGAAGATGATCCAAACTCGGATTACTTGGAGAACACATGTCTGAATGCCGAACGACGATGCGATGGCTTGGTGGTGTACGTAAAGGAGGAAAACAAGCGCTTGGGAGGCCCCTTCGAAGTGGAAATCTTCAACAATATGACCCTGGAGGAATGCCAATCGCTCTGTCTGAGGGCGGAAAA GTATTTCTGCCGCTCGATTGAGTTCGACGATCAAACTAAGCAGTGCATTCTCTCGGAGGAAGATTCCGTCTCACAAAAAGATGATCTCAGCATCAGCTCTAGTCCTACTCATCATTTCTATGACCTCGTATGTCTCGATAATC AACGCGGAACCGATTATCCGGAAAATTCCGTGACATCGCATTTGTTTGCCAGCGGCCGACGTCCCGATACCGCCTTTCAACGGTATCGTAACTCTAGACTAGGTGGAGAgtttcattcagaaattacgGGAAGGTCGTTGAGTGAGTGTTTGGACGAGTGCCTCCGGCAGACCAGCTTCCAGTGCCGTTCTGCGGTCTATAGCGATCGCTTTCGAACCTGCCGTCTCAGTCGATACAATCAACGGGATGGAATGCGCATCATCTACGATGCGGACTATGATTACTATGAAAATTTAATGC TGGGCGGAGATTCGGATTCGACCAATGGCAGACCAGACCCCACTGATTGGAGACCACCTTATGGAG atCGTGATCGTGATCGTGATCGAGACCGTGTGCCGGATGATAGAACGCCTGGTCGCTTTCCACCAGGAGAGCGCTATCCTCCGGGGATGCGACCTGACTATGGCA GTGGTTATCCATCAACTGACAGATATCCTGGACCAACGGATCGCTATCCAATGGGCCCTGGAACAGATCGTTATCCAGCGGATTTCGATGGAAGATATCCACCGGTGTACGACAATCGGTTTCCAGGGGATCGCTACGGACCCACAGATCGGTATCCGGATCGTGAACCAGACCTCTATCCTGGTGGCCCTCCTATGCGTTATCCTCCTCCCGACACACGATATCCTCCTGATCCGCGATTTCCTCCAACAGCAGACTCCCGTTATCCGAGCGACTCACGATATCCTCCAGATTCGAGGTATCCTCCCGATTCACGATATCCTTCTGACTCACGCTATCCTACTGACTCTCGGTATCCCAGCAACTCTAGATACCCTCTACCCACTCCTGACTCACGCTATCCGATGCAACCAGACTCCAGATATCCCCTTGCACCAACGGGAACTCGTTATCCACCTCCTCCATATATGTATCCAAACTACCAACCAGGCTATCCACCACCTCCTCGAACTCCTCCAGATCGTGGTTACACTACTGATCGCTACCCTCCTGCCCTGAGACCAATCGACAACAACCGCTACCCAGCACCAGATTCGCGATACCCCATGGAACCAATACCGGCACAGGGTCGTTACCCAACTTCACAGCATCAGATTCCATTGCTTCCGCACAAGTACAACAACAACCCTG TATACGACCCAATGGGATACGATCGTGGATACGCAGATAATCGTGGCTACGGCCCGTACTATCCACCATCGGGGGTGGGACGCCTACCACCGCCAATGCCGCTTCCGGCGTTCCCAGATCGGGACCGTGGCTACCGACGACCGGGTATGCCCGATGGAGGAGGTTATCCGTACGAGATTCCCTATGGACCGTCCAGTTCCGGCTACGACAACACGCTTGGCGGAGGGGATGGTTTTGGGGGATTCGGACCCCAGCGCCCGTACGAAACTCGTTGCGATGGATACGACAGCTTTAAGCAGATGGCGTCCAAGCGCAAGATGCGTAAGCAGTTTGTTCGACGAGTTATAAATGCACCCTCGCTAGGGGTTTGTCAGCAGGAGTGTGTTGCGGCAAGGGATTTCATGTGCCGCAGCTTCAATTACAGGGAATCAGCTCCTTATGAATCGGAGGGCAACTGTGAGTTGAGTGATCGGGACTCTAGGGATCTGGACATACCCAGCAGCCAAATGTTCGAAACTGACAACTCAGACTATTACGAGAGATCTGTGGGACGAGGCCAAGGAGATGAATGCTTGGATG TTGCCCAACTATGTAACGAAGACGGCATGGAGTTCACTTTGAAGACACCAGAAGGATTTGTAGGTCGAATTTATGCGTATGGATTCTACGACCGTTGCTTCTTCCGAGGAAATGGAGGAACAGTAAATGTTCTGAGAATCAGTGGACCTGGAGGATATCCGGAGTGCGGAACACAGCgg TATGGAGACACGATGACCAACATAATTGTTGTGCAGTTTTCGGATAATGTTCAGACCGGTCGTGATAAGCGATTCAATCTAACTTGCATGTTCCGTGGACCTGGAGAAGCCGTTGTCACATCGGGATACATTGGAGCAGG gTCTGGAAGTCCGATCCCGATCGAATATCTACCAGCAGAAAACTCGATGAGCAACAAGGTACGACTGATGATTCTGTACCAAGGACGACCAACGACAACTATCGCTGTTGGAGACCCGTTAACATTCCGGTTGGAATCTCAGGACGGATACAGTCACGCCACTGATATCTTCGCAACGAACGTGGTAGCCCGCGATCCTTACTCCGGAAGAAGTGTACAACTGATTGATAACTACGG CTGTCCGGTGGATAATTTGGTATTCCCAGAGCTGGGGCGATCAAGAGATAGCGATGCTCTGGAAGCGAGATTCAATGCCTTTAAGATTCCTGAGTCCAACTTCTTAGTATTCGAAGCTACGGTCCGAACTTGTCGAGGAGGCTGTCAACCG GCATACTGTCCTGGGCCTAGTGGTCGATCGGAGCCGTCTTTTGGACGGCGAAGGAGGTCAGTCTCTGAAAACCCTACTGATTTCGACGGAACTGCTGAGCCACTGATTGGAGAGGAGATGAGCGATGATGATGAAGTTTCGATAGTCAACGGAACCGTCATACATGacacaaatttgaataaaaacgaAACAAAGGAAAGTGTTGATTCTAACGTAGATGACCTGGATGCGAATGCCAGTGAGATGCCAGAACAAGTACGAGAAATGATTGAG GTCTTTCAATCACGCGAAGAGATGCAGCAGGATACGGTTGCCAGAAAAATGATTGCACCGCAAGAATCTGTCTGTTTGACCCATTCGGAATATTACGGATTAATAAGCGCTCTAATCTTGCTAATGATTCTTCTAATCAGCATTACGTTCGCTTCCGGATTAGCTTACCGCCGATACTGGAAGGTGTTCATGAAGAACCGCGGACTTGATCGAACCTCCCCAGTGAATTCGTTTACCCCTTCAGCGCTGCATAATGTATCCGGCAGCCAATTCCACGCGTCGGGTAGAGGATCTTCATCTTCCCGTGGCGATGGAAATATTCGTTCACCTGGATTGTCTCTTTTTGGAAATGGTCTTCAAAAAACTTTTGCCACGGG aaaCCTATCGCGAATGTGTCAAATTCCAGTAATGAATCCAATATCCAGAAACAATGGCAACAAAAGCGAATTCGATGACCCCAGCGAACCAATCTACACTGATCCGTCCCTCTTCGAAAGATCAAg ATCACTGCGCAGTATCGCCGTCGATCAAACCGATGCGAACCATGTTTAA
- the LOC134211609 gene encoding uncharacterized protein LOC134211609 isoform X9, giving the protein MRKRQKLLPGVSDIAVIVLLARLVLVLGQTTCNNGQGRVLYERLPNQQLQGFDDDVVRDSAPPFRVLEKCQDLCLRDRTASNNLGRACTSFDFQPGSRIASFSGSAEYEESTCYLTREQAAPEGIGNLMLVPNSVHFTEVCLSSSRPDRECPSRRYVFERHPRKKLKLPVSDIKEVTAANRSDCEDKCLNEFSFVCRSANYDSTLRSCSMSRFTRRTHPELLEDDPNSDYLENTCLNAERRCDGLVVYVKEENKRLGGPFEVEIFNNMTLEECQSLCLRAEKYFCRSIEFDDQTKQCILSEEDSVSQKDDLSISSSPTHHFYDLVCLDNPHLVGGDSDSTNGRPDPTDWRPPYGDRDRDRDRDRVPDDRTPGRFPPGERYPPGMRPDYGSETFPGGYPSTDRYPGPTDRYPMGPGTDRYPADFDGRYPPVYDNRFPGDRYGPTDRYPDREPDLYPGGPPMRYPPPDTRYPPDPRFPPTADSRYPSDSRYPPDSRYPPDSRYPSDSRYPTDSRYPSNSRYPLPTPDSRYPMQPDSRYPLAPTGTRYPPPPYMYPNYQPGYPPPPRTPPDRGYTTDRYPPALRPIDNNRYPAPDSRYPMEPIPAQGRYPTSQHQIPLLPHKYNNNPVYDPMGYDRGYADNRGYGPYYPPSGVGRLPPPMPLPAFPDRDRGYRRPGMPDGGGYPYEIPYGPSSSGYDNTLGGGDGFGGFGPQRPYETRCDGYDSFKQMASKRKMRKQFVRRVINAPSLGVCQQECVAARDFMCRSFNYRESAPYESEGNCELSDRDSRDLDIPSSQMFETDNSDYYERSVGRGQGDECLDVAQLCNEDGMEFTLKTPEGFVGRIYAYGFYDRCFFRGNGGTVNVLRISGPGGYPECGTQRYGDTMTNIIVVQFSDNVQTGRDKRFNLTCMFRGPGEAVVTSGYIGAGSGSPIPIEYLPAENSMSNKVRLMILYQGRPTTTIAVGDPLTFRLESQDGYSHATDIFATNVVARDPYSGRSVQLIDNYGCPVDNLVFPELGRSRDSDALEARFNAFKIPESNFLVFEATVRTCRGGCQPAYCPGPSGRSEPSFGRRRRSVSENPTDFDGTAEPLIGEEMSDDDEVSIVNGTVIHDTNLNKNETKESVDSNVDDLDANASEMPEQVREMIESRAFHTLQVFQSREEMQQDTVARKMIAPQESVCLTHSEYYGLISALILLMILLISITFASGLAYRRYWKVFMKNRGLDRTSPVNSFTPSALHNVSGSQFHASGRGSSSSRGDGNIRSPGLSLFGNGLQKTFATGNLSRMCQIPVMNPISRNNGNKSEFDDPSEPIYTDPSLFERSRSLRSIAVDQTDANHV; this is encoded by the exons ATGCGTAAGAGACAAAAGCTACTTCCGGGGGTGTCGGACATCGCCGTTATAGTACTATTAGCTAGATTAGTGTTAGTGTTAGGACAAACCACCTGCAATAATGGTCAGGGTCGGGTACTATACGAAAGACTGCCAAACCAACAGTTGCAAGGCTTCGACGATGACGTTGTGCGAGATTCAGCTCCACCATTTCGGGTTCTGGAGAAATGTCAAGACCTTTGCCTGCGAGATCGTACGGCGTCCAATAATTTGGGACGAGCCTGCACAAGCTTTGACTTTCAACCCGGCAGCCGGATAGCCTCCTTTAGCGGCAGTGCCGAATATGAAGAATCCACTTGCTATCTTACGCGAGAGCAAGCCGCTCCTGAGGGAATAGGAAATCTTATGCTAGTGCCGAACAGCGTTCACTTCACCGAAGTGTGTCTGTCTT CTAGTCGTCCGGATCGCGAATGCCCCAGCCGGCGATATGTATTCGAAAGACACCCGAGAAAGAAACTTAAACTGCCAGTATCCGATATCAAGGAAGTGACTGCCGCCAACCGTTCGGACTGTGAAGACAAGTGCCTTAATGAGTTTTCCTTCGTTTGTCGCTCGGCCAATTATGACTCTACGCTGCGAAGCTGTTCCATGAGTAGGTTCACTCGACGTACTCATCCGGAGCTGCTGGAAGATGATCCAAACTCGGATTACTTGGAGAACACATGTCTGAATGCCGAACGACGATGCGATGGCTTGGTGGTGTACGTAAAGGAGGAAAACAAGCGCTTGGGAGGCCCCTTCGAAGTGGAAATCTTCAACAATATGACCCTGGAGGAATGCCAATCGCTCTGTCTGAGGGCGGAAAA GTATTTCTGCCGCTCGATTGAGTTCGACGATCAAACTAAGCAGTGCATTCTCTCGGAGGAAGATTCCGTCTCACAAAAAGATGATCTCAGCATCAGCTCTAGTCCTACTCATCATTTCTATGACCTCGTATGTCTCGATAATC CACATTTAGTGGGCGGAGATTCGGATTCGACCAATGGCAGACCAGACCCCACTGATTGGAGACCACCTTATGGAG atCGTGATCGTGATCGTGATCGAGACCGTGTGCCGGATGATAGAACGCCTGGTCGCTTTCCACCAGGAGAGCGCTATCCTCCGGGGATGCGACCTGACTATGGCA GTGAAACCTTTCCAGGTGGTTATCCATCAACTGACAGATATCCTGGACCAACGGATCGCTATCCAATGGGCCCTGGAACAGATCGTTATCCAGCGGATTTCGATGGAAGATATCCACCGGTGTACGACAATCGGTTTCCAGGGGATCGCTACGGACCCACAGATCGGTATCCGGATCGTGAACCAGACCTCTATCCTGGTGGCCCTCCTATGCGTTATCCTCCTCCCGACACACGATATCCTCCTGATCCGCGATTTCCTCCAACAGCAGACTCCCGTTATCCGAGCGACTCACGATATCCTCCAGATTCGAGGTATCCTCCCGATTCACGATATCCTTCTGACTCACGCTATCCTACTGACTCTCGGTATCCCAGCAACTCTAGATACCCTCTACCCACTCCTGACTCACGCTATCCGATGCAACCAGACTCCAGATATCCCCTTGCACCAACGGGAACTCGTTATCCACCTCCTCCATATATGTATCCAAACTACCAACCAGGCTATCCACCACCTCCTCGAACTCCTCCAGATCGTGGTTACACTACTGATCGCTACCCTCCTGCCCTGAGACCAATCGACAACAACCGCTACCCAGCACCAGATTCGCGATACCCCATGGAACCAATACCGGCACAGGGTCGTTACCCAACTTCACAGCATCAGATTCCATTGCTTCCGCACAAGTACAACAACAACCCTG TATACGACCCAATGGGATACGATCGTGGATACGCAGATAATCGTGGCTACGGCCCGTACTATCCACCATCGGGGGTGGGACGCCTACCACCGCCAATGCCGCTTCCGGCGTTCCCAGATCGGGACCGTGGCTACCGACGACCGGGTATGCCCGATGGAGGAGGTTATCCGTACGAGATTCCCTATGGACCGTCCAGTTCCGGCTACGACAACACGCTTGGCGGAGGGGATGGTTTTGGGGGATTCGGACCCCAGCGCCCGTACGAAACTCGTTGCGATGGATACGACAGCTTTAAGCAGATGGCGTCCAAGCGCAAGATGCGTAAGCAGTTTGTTCGACGAGTTATAAATGCACCCTCGCTAGGGGTTTGTCAGCAGGAGTGTGTTGCGGCAAGGGATTTCATGTGCCGCAGCTTCAATTACAGGGAATCAGCTCCTTATGAATCGGAGGGCAACTGTGAGTTGAGTGATCGGGACTCTAGGGATCTGGACATACCCAGCAGCCAAATGTTCGAAACTGACAACTCAGACTATTACGAGAGATCTGTGGGACGAGGCCAAGGAGATGAATGCTTGGATG TTGCCCAACTATGTAACGAAGACGGCATGGAGTTCACTTTGAAGACACCAGAAGGATTTGTAGGTCGAATTTATGCGTATGGATTCTACGACCGTTGCTTCTTCCGAGGAAATGGAGGAACAGTAAATGTTCTGAGAATCAGTGGACCTGGAGGATATCCGGAGTGCGGAACACAGCgg TATGGAGACACGATGACCAACATAATTGTTGTGCAGTTTTCGGATAATGTTCAGACCGGTCGTGATAAGCGATTCAATCTAACTTGCATGTTCCGTGGACCTGGAGAAGCCGTTGTCACATCGGGATACATTGGAGCAGG gTCTGGAAGTCCGATCCCGATCGAATATCTACCAGCAGAAAACTCGATGAGCAACAAGGTACGACTGATGATTCTGTACCAAGGACGACCAACGACAACTATCGCTGTTGGAGACCCGTTAACATTCCGGTTGGAATCTCAGGACGGATACAGTCACGCCACTGATATCTTCGCAACGAACGTGGTAGCCCGCGATCCTTACTCCGGAAGAAGTGTACAACTGATTGATAACTACGG CTGTCCGGTGGATAATTTGGTATTCCCAGAGCTGGGGCGATCAAGAGATAGCGATGCTCTGGAAGCGAGATTCAATGCCTTTAAGATTCCTGAGTCCAACTTCTTAGTATTCGAAGCTACGGTCCGAACTTGTCGAGGAGGCTGTCAACCG GCATACTGTCCTGGGCCTAGTGGTCGATCGGAGCCGTCTTTTGGACGGCGAAGGAGGTCAGTCTCTGAAAACCCTACTGATTTCGACGGAACTGCTGAGCCACTGATTGGAGAGGAGATGAGCGATGATGATGAAGTTTCGATAGTCAACGGAACCGTCATACATGacacaaatttgaataaaaacgaAACAAAGGAAAGTGTTGATTCTAACGTAGATGACCTGGATGCGAATGCCAGTGAGATGCCAGAACAAGTACGAGAAATGATTGAG TCTCGTGCTTTTCACACTCTACAGGTCTTTCAATCACGCGAAGAGATGCAGCAGGATACGGTTGCCAGAAAAATGATTGCACCGCAAGAATCTGTCTGTTTGACCCATTCGGAATATTACGGATTAATAAGCGCTCTAATCTTGCTAATGATTCTTCTAATCAGCATTACGTTCGCTTCCGGATTAGCTTACCGCCGATACTGGAAGGTGTTCATGAAGAACCGCGGACTTGATCGAACCTCCCCAGTGAATTCGTTTACCCCTTCAGCGCTGCATAATGTATCCGGCAGCCAATTCCACGCGTCGGGTAGAGGATCTTCATCTTCCCGTGGCGATGGAAATATTCGTTCACCTGGATTGTCTCTTTTTGGAAATGGTCTTCAAAAAACTTTTGCCACGGG aaaCCTATCGCGAATGTGTCAAATTCCAGTAATGAATCCAATATCCAGAAACAATGGCAACAAAAGCGAATTCGATGACCCCAGCGAACCAATCTACACTGATCCGTCCCTCTTCGAAAGATCAAg ATCACTGCGCAGTATCGCCGTCGATCAAACCGATGCGAACCATGTTTAA